One genomic region from Frateuria soli encodes:
- a CDS encoding beta-agarase: MKTCVLLVCMGLSCVSWATSPEPSAVVQVELSHVRAGGSEQVAGETLQRYTFEPAAQPYVRLTPHQPWRAAGEWRVRVQNAMPWAVTLSIDIEGTAGAHLTATVGLPAGPAQTLVVPLHATSPRAFGMQAGPPMPVQLDGQRVVLPTTVEGASTLRAIRAVRLSMPAPQAEQVLLIGDPGVAAGDTLHQAYAGIVDRYGQYTGGRWPEKIDSDAALRAAHAHERARLAGLPAETRDGRPGVPDPATGWFHTRKRDGRWRLVTPDGQPFFSLGVNAIAADGGRSYLQGREWMFRDLPPAKGPWRAFHGEGDSRRDTGAASGLAYNHGRWFDFYAANLYRVDGADWREAWRERARQRLAAWRFNTLGNWSDEAIARGHGLAYTRSINIVGDYANVATGYDWWGRMPDPFDPRFEVATERAVVVATQGVRDDRWLLGYFADNELAWAAPGPQGRWALAIGTLRGDPRSPAKQAFLAMLKRKYGDALRLGVGWGIGVTRWEALAPAGFQAPVPEEAHPAIAEDYGAWLRAYADRYFRTVAQALRRHDPHHLFLGGRFAVRTPEAVAACARWCDVLSINVYADLPGHGMDLAALHRLDKPVLITEFSFGSTDRGPFGAGPVPVWNEAQRGEAYARFLAAAAADPVIVGAHWFQYADQPVTGRLLDGENAHFGLVGITDLPFAGFVEAVQAANTAARRRP, translated from the coding sequence ATGAAAACGTGCGTTCTGTTGGTCTGCATGGGCTTGTCATGCGTCTCCTGGGCGACCTCGCCGGAACCGAGCGCGGTCGTCCAGGTCGAGCTGTCCCACGTCCGCGCTGGCGGATCGGAGCAGGTAGCCGGGGAAACCCTGCAGCGGTACACCTTCGAGCCGGCGGCGCAGCCCTATGTCCGGCTGACCCCGCACCAGCCCTGGCGCGCGGCGGGCGAATGGCGGGTGCGCGTGCAGAACGCGATGCCCTGGGCGGTGACCCTGTCGATCGACATCGAAGGCACGGCGGGCGCGCACCTGACGGCGACGGTGGGCCTGCCGGCCGGGCCCGCACAGACCCTGGTGGTTCCGCTGCACGCGACCTCGCCGCGCGCCTTCGGCATGCAGGCCGGGCCACCGATGCCCGTGCAGCTCGATGGCCAGCGGGTCGTGCTGCCGACCACCGTGGAAGGCGCGTCCACGCTCCGGGCCATCCGTGCAGTGCGCCTGTCCATGCCCGCGCCGCAGGCCGAGCAGGTGTTGCTCATCGGCGACCCCGGCGTCGCTGCGGGCGACACGCTGCATCAGGCCTACGCCGGCATCGTCGACCGCTATGGCCAGTACACGGGTGGCCGGTGGCCGGAAAAGATCGACAGCGACGCCGCGCTGCGCGCCGCACATGCGCACGAACGGGCGCGGTTGGCGGGCTTGCCGGCGGAGACGCGCGATGGGCGTCCCGGCGTCCCCGATCCGGCCACCGGCTGGTTCCATACGCGGAAGCGCGACGGCCGCTGGCGGCTCGTGACCCCGGATGGCCAGCCATTCTTCTCGCTGGGCGTGAACGCCATCGCGGCCGATGGCGGGCGCAGCTACCTGCAGGGGCGCGAGTGGATGTTCCGCGACCTGCCGCCCGCGAAGGGCCCCTGGCGCGCGTTCCACGGCGAGGGCGACAGCCGTCGCGACACCGGCGCGGCCAGCGGACTGGCCTACAACCACGGCCGCTGGTTCGATTTCTACGCAGCCAACCTCTACCGCGTGGACGGGGCGGACTGGCGCGAGGCCTGGCGCGAACGCGCGCGGCAACGCCTGGCCGCCTGGCGGTTCAACACGCTGGGCAACTGGAGCGACGAGGCGATCGCGCGCGGGCACGGCCTGGCCTACACCCGCTCGATCAACATCGTCGGCGACTACGCCAACGTCGCCACCGGCTACGACTGGTGGGGCCGCATGCCCGATCCGTTCGACCCGCGTTTCGAGGTCGCGACCGAACGCGCGGTCGTCGTGGCCACGCAAGGCGTGCGCGACGATCGCTGGCTGCTCGGCTACTTCGCCGACAACGAACTGGCGTGGGCCGCCCCCGGGCCACAGGGCCGCTGGGCGCTGGCCATCGGCACACTGCGCGGCGACCCGCGCAGCCCCGCCAAGCAGGCCTTCCTCGCCATGCTCAAGCGCAAGTACGGCGATGCGTTGCGCCTGGGCGTGGGCTGGGGCATCGGCGTGACGCGCTGGGAGGCGCTGGCGCCGGCCGGCTTCCAGGCGCCGGTGCCGGAAGAGGCGCATCCGGCCATCGCCGAGGACTACGGCGCCTGGCTGCGTGCCTACGCCGATCGCTATTTCCGCACCGTGGCGCAGGCGCTGCGTCGGCACGACCCGCACCACCTGTTCCTGGGTGGCCGCTTCGCCGTACGCACGCCCGAGGCGGTGGCCGCCTGTGCGCGGTGGTGCGACGTGCTGAGCATCAACGTCTACGCGGACCTGCCCGGGCACGGCATGGACCTGGCGGCACTGCACAGGCTCGACAAGCCGGTACTGATCACTGAATTCTCGTTCGGCTCGACCGACCGCGGCCCGTTCGGCGCAGGGCCCGTGCCGGTCTGGAACGAAGCCCAGCGCGGCGAGGCCTACGCGCGCTTTCTCGCCGCGGCGGCCGCGGACCCGGTGATCGTGGGCGCGCACTGGTTCCAGTATGCCGACCAGCCGGTCACGGGCCGCCTGCTCGATGGCGAGAACGCGCACTTCGGACTGGTCGGCATCACCGACCTGCCCTTCGCCGGCTTCGTGGAGGCGGTGCAGGCGGCCAACACGGCCGCGCGACGGCGGCCGTAG
- a CDS encoding protein-L-isoaspartate(D-aspartate) O-methyltransferase, with amino-acid sequence MIDFARQRQRMVERQLAARGITDARVLEAMGRIPREAFVAGAMHEFAYEDSPLPIEAGQTISQPFIVARMLQAAELHEGDSVLEIGAGSGYAAAVMAAIAASVHAIERHAELAELAQQRFDALGYRNIRLHVGDGSGGWPEAAPFDAIIAAAGGPAVPDVLRRQLAIGGRLVMPVGETLNRQRLVKVTRVAQDRFEEEPLEEVRFVPLVGSYGWSEQEASPRPRIEPVAARAPADGSGLPGLIQAAAEPLPDPDDPAFGRLFDRYGDARVVLLGEASHGTSEFYRARAAITQRLIEAHGFTIVAVEGDWPDAAVLDRYVRGRPARQEEPIFQRFPTWMWRNRDVARFIDWLRDYNRDKPAARQAGFHGLDLYSLDASIRAVIDYLDRVDPETAKVARRRYGCLMPWSKEPAQYGRMALNAGYPLCEKAVVQMLRELLARRMDYVRADGELFLDAAQNARLVSNAEAYYRAMYYGSAESWNLRDSHMFETLEHLLEAAGPGSRAVVWAHNSHIGDARHTEMGQVREELNLGQLCRQRFGSDAVLLGFGTHTGTVAAADDWDEPMKVMDVLPSRKDSYERLFHDAGHPRCLLDLRGGAHRELCGRLAPARPERFIGVIYRPDTERWSHYVECSMPRQFDGYVWFDETHAVVPLGEEPRSGPAETWPFGL; translated from the coding sequence ATGATCGACTTCGCCCGGCAACGCCAACGCATGGTCGAGCGCCAGCTGGCCGCGCGCGGGATCACTGACGCGCGCGTGCTGGAAGCGATGGGGCGGATTCCGCGCGAGGCGTTCGTCGCCGGCGCCATGCACGAGTTCGCCTACGAGGACTCGCCGCTGCCGATCGAGGCCGGCCAGACGATCTCGCAACCGTTCATCGTCGCGCGCATGTTGCAGGCGGCCGAGCTGCACGAGGGCGACAGCGTGCTGGAGATCGGCGCGGGCTCCGGCTACGCCGCGGCGGTGATGGCCGCCATCGCCGCGAGCGTGCATGCGATCGAGCGCCACGCCGAGCTCGCCGAACTGGCGCAACAGCGCTTCGACGCGCTCGGCTATCGCAACATCCGGTTGCACGTGGGCGACGGCAGCGGCGGCTGGCCGGAGGCGGCGCCGTTCGACGCGATCATCGCGGCCGCGGGCGGCCCCGCGGTGCCGGACGTGCTGCGCCGGCAACTGGCCATTGGCGGGCGGCTGGTGATGCCGGTCGGCGAGACGCTGAACCGCCAGCGGCTGGTGAAGGTGACCCGCGTGGCGCAAGACCGCTTCGAAGAGGAGCCGCTGGAGGAGGTGCGCTTCGTGCCGCTGGTCGGCAGCTACGGCTGGAGCGAACAGGAGGCCTCGCCACGGCCGCGGATCGAGCCGGTCGCAGCGCGCGCACCGGCCGACGGGAGTGGCCTGCCGGGCCTTATCCAGGCCGCGGCCGAACCGCTTCCCGATCCGGACGATCCCGCGTTCGGACGGCTGTTCGACCGTTACGGCGACGCGCGGGTGGTGCTCCTGGGCGAGGCCAGCCACGGCACCAGCGAGTTCTACCGCGCCCGGGCAGCGATCACGCAGCGACTGATCGAGGCACACGGCTTCACCATCGTGGCGGTGGAGGGCGACTGGCCGGATGCGGCGGTGCTTGACCGCTACGTGCGCGGCCGGCCCGCCCGGCAGGAGGAACCGATTTTCCAGCGGTTCCCCACCTGGATGTGGCGCAACCGCGACGTCGCCCGCTTCATCGACTGGCTGCGCGACTACAACCGCGACAAGCCCGCGGCGAGGCAGGCCGGCTTCCACGGCCTGGACCTGTACAGCCTGGACGCCTCGATCCGCGCAGTGATCGACTACCTGGACAGGGTCGATCCGGAGACCGCGAAGGTCGCCCGCCGCCGCTACGGTTGCCTGATGCCCTGGAGCAAGGAACCGGCGCAGTACGGCCGCATGGCCCTCAACGCCGGCTACCCGCTGTGCGAGAAGGCGGTGGTGCAGATGCTGCGCGAACTGCTCGCGCGCCGCATGGACTACGTCCGGGCCGACGGCGAACTCTTCCTGGACGCGGCGCAGAACGCGCGACTGGTGAGCAACGCCGAGGCGTACTACCGCGCGATGTACTACGGCTCGGCCGAGTCATGGAACCTGCGCGACAGCCACATGTTCGAGACGCTGGAGCATCTGCTGGAGGCCGCCGGTCCGGGCTCGCGGGCGGTGGTGTGGGCGCACAACTCGCACATCGGCGACGCGCGCCACACCGAGATGGGCCAGGTGCGCGAGGAACTCAACCTCGGGCAGCTTTGCCGCCAGCGCTTCGGCTCCGACGCGGTGCTGCTCGGCTTCGGCACGCACACCGGCACGGTGGCCGCGGCGGACGACTGGGACGAGCCGATGAAGGTGATGGACGTGCTGCCCTCGCGCAAGGACAGCTACGAGCGCCTGTTCCACGATGCCGGCCACCCGCGCTGCCTGCTCGACCTGCGCGGGGGCGCCCATCGCGAGCTGTGCGGACGTCTCGCGCCGGCCCGGCCGGAGCGCTTCATCGGCGTGATCTACCGTCCCGACACCGAGCGCTGGAGTCACTACGTGGAATGCTCCATGCCGCGCCAGTTCGACGGCTACGTCTGGTTCGACGAAACCCACGCGGTCGTGCCGCTGGGCGAGGAGCCGCGTAGCGGGCCGGCCGAAACCTGGCCGTTCGGCCTGTAA
- a CDS encoding APC family permease translates to MSTESNSYLRRLGTWDAAMIVIGGVIGAGIFRTPATLAQRTSSGWELLILWAIGGLLTLAGVLCYAELGARRPQAGGSYIYLREAFGQLPAFLFGWTMALINYPGSVAAVATAFADYFCAALGLSTLFIKPVAAGAIAFIVGVNLFGIRAGAWVQNIFTVLKLAAIVLLVGVGVVLADGHLGVTLAAEPNRNVPPGALFGALLPVLFTYGGFHYLNDLAGEVRNPQRTLPRALGLGMAGVMIAYILANFAYLAGLGHAGLAASHAPAADLMRRLLGDRGATLMALGIACSTFGYCNIAIAGGARVLQTMGADGMFFSAVGRIEPQSRAPQVALATLGAWAIVLAISGSFNQLLDYTTVGEWLAHACSIATLFWYRRHLSEPSPYRVPFYPWLPMLFVVTVLCVIGATAIHNPGDAGMSLVIIAFGIPAYYGWRWLERSAA, encoded by the coding sequence ATGAGCACCGAATCGAACTCCTACCTGCGCCGCCTGGGCACCTGGGACGCGGCGATGATCGTCATCGGCGGCGTGATCGGCGCGGGCATCTTCCGCACGCCCGCCACGCTGGCCCAGCGCACTTCCTCGGGCTGGGAGCTGCTCATCCTGTGGGCCATCGGCGGCCTGCTCACGCTGGCCGGCGTGCTGTGCTACGCGGAACTGGGCGCGCGGCGGCCGCAGGCCGGCGGCAGCTACATCTATTTGCGCGAGGCGTTCGGCCAGCTGCCGGCGTTCCTGTTCGGCTGGACCATGGCGCTGATCAACTACCCCGGCAGCGTGGCCGCGGTGGCAACGGCCTTCGCCGACTACTTCTGCGCGGCACTGGGCCTGTCCACGCTGTTCATCAAGCCGGTGGCCGCCGGCGCGATCGCCTTCATCGTCGGCGTGAACCTGTTCGGCATCCGCGCCGGCGCCTGGGTGCAGAACATCTTCACCGTGCTCAAGCTTGCCGCGATCGTGCTGCTGGTAGGGGTCGGCGTGGTACTGGCCGACGGCCACCTGGGGGTGACGCTGGCCGCCGAGCCCAACCGCAACGTGCCGCCCGGTGCCCTGTTTGGGGCGCTGCTGCCGGTGCTGTTCACCTATGGCGGCTTCCACTACCTCAACGACCTTGCCGGCGAAGTGCGCAATCCGCAACGCACGCTGCCGCGCGCGCTGGGGCTGGGCATGGCCGGCGTGATGATCGCCTACATCCTGGCCAACTTCGCCTACCTGGCCGGTCTGGGCCATGCCGGCCTGGCCGCGAGCCACGCGCCGGCGGCCGACCTCATGCGCCGCCTGCTCGGCGACCGTGGCGCCACGTTGATGGCGCTGGGGATCGCCTGCTCGACCTTCGGCTACTGCAACATCGCCATCGCCGGCGGCGCGCGCGTGCTGCAGACGATGGGCGCCGACGGCATGTTCTTCTCCGCGGTGGGTCGCATCGAGCCACAGAGCCGCGCGCCGCAGGTGGCGCTGGCCACGCTCGGCGCGTGGGCGATCGTGCTGGCCATCTCGGGCAGCTTCAACCAGTTGCTGGACTACACCACGGTCGGTGAGTGGCTGGCGCACGCCTGCAGCATCGCCACGCTGTTCTGGTACCGCCGCCACCTGAGCGAACCCTCGCCCTACCGCGTGCCGTTCTATCCGTGGCTGCCGATGCTGTTCGTGGTGACCGTGCTGTGCGTGATCGGCGCCACCGCCATCCACAACCCGGGCGATGCCGGCATGAGCCTGGTCATCATCGCGTTCGGCATCCCGGCCTACTACGGCTGGCGCTGGCTGGAGCGCAGCGCCGCCTAG
- a CDS encoding UPF0104 family protein, with amino-acid sequence MRKVAPIPALPSALSHRARRWLRGLSWLVSMLLLALAAWLLHRYLGAMRWHDVATALQDLPRAHVIGAVAATAISFAMLATFDVLAARSVAPSRASPGLAAFAGFAAHALSNTLGFHAVTGGAVRYRVYAAAGLGAGDIARVVGLASLGVGLGYAVLGAAGLAMEPAVANGWGRIGAAAIALLLAGLLWWLARPRSLRIGRWAVVLPGSGAALLQMLVGGVEMSAAIGAMYLLLPPQIAPPFADFVPVYLTALLAGIASHAPGGLGVFEAIILGAFPPQARADVLAGLLCYRLVYNLLPFGVASLALGVFEARQRRAPAQQPADLV; translated from the coding sequence ATGCGTAAGGTTGCGCCGATACCCGCACTCCCCTCCGCCCTTTCCCATCGCGCGCGCCGCTGGCTGCGCGGGCTGTCCTGGCTGGTCTCCATGCTGCTGCTCGCGCTCGCGGCCTGGTTGCTGCACCGCTATCTGGGCGCGATGCGCTGGCATGACGTGGCCACCGCGCTGCAGGACCTGCCCCGTGCGCACGTGATCGGCGCGGTGGCGGCGACGGCGATCAGCTTCGCGATGCTGGCCACGTTCGACGTGCTGGCCGCGCGCAGCGTGGCGCCGTCCCGTGCCTCGCCGGGGCTGGCCGCGTTCGCCGGCTTCGCGGCCCATGCGCTCTCCAACACCCTGGGCTTCCACGCGGTGACCGGCGGGGCCGTGCGCTACCGGGTGTACGCCGCGGCCGGCCTGGGTGCGGGCGACATCGCGCGGGTGGTCGGATTGGCCAGCCTGGGCGTCGGGCTGGGCTACGCCGTGCTGGGCGCGGCGGGACTGGCGATGGAGCCCGCGGTCGCCAACGGCTGGGGGCGCATCGGCGCCGCCGCCATTGCGCTGCTGCTGGCCGGCCTGTTGTGGTGGCTGGCGCGGCCGCGCAGCCTGCGCATCGGCCGCTGGGCGGTCGTGCTGCCGGGATCGGGCGCGGCGCTGTTGCAGATGCTGGTCGGCGGCGTGGAGATGAGCGCGGCGATCGGAGCGATGTACCTGCTGCTGCCGCCACAGATCGCGCCGCCGTTCGCCGACTTCGTGCCGGTCTACCTGACCGCGCTGCTGGCCGGCATCGCCAGCCACGCGCCGGGTGGCCTGGGCGTGTTCGAGGCGATCATCCTCGGCGCGTTTCCGCCCCAGGCGCGCGCGGACGTGCTGGCCGGGCTGCTGTGCTACCGGCTGGTCTACAACCTGCTGCCGTTCGGCGTGGCTTCGCTGGCGCTGGGCGTCTTCGAAGCGCGCCAGCGCCGGGCGCCTGCGCAACAGCCGGCCGATCTGGTGTAG